Genomic window (Thermococcus sp. 21S7):
AGGACCACAGTCTTTCTTCATCCGGGGAAAACAAAACCGTTAACGTTAACTTTTTTGTTTGCTCAAAATGCTTAAATACACGATTCTGCCCATTCCATTGGTGGTTCCAATGAGGTGGAAAGGCATTGCTCTGATTGCGCTTCTCGTGCTCTCCGTTATCGCGGCGGGCTGCATAAACGGCTCCGAGAACTCAGAGCTCAAAGAGGCAACCCTCGTGGTCTTCCACGCGGGTTCGCTGAGTATACCCTTCCAGCAGCTTGAGAAGGAGTTCTCGGATTACGCTGAGAAGAACCTCGGTTACAGGGTGACCTTCCAGGACGAGGCCAGCGGCAGCGTCAAGGCCGTCAGAAAGGTTACTGACCTGGGCAAGAAGGCAGACGTGGTCGGCGTTGCGGACTACACCCTCATTCCCCAGCTCATGATTCCCAACTACACGGACTTCTACGTCATCTTCGCCACCAACGAGATAGTCATAGCGTTCACTGAGAAGAGCAGGTACGCTGACGAGATGAAGGCCCACCCGGAGAAGTGGTACGAGATACTGGCGAGGGACGACGTCTCCTTTGGCTTCTCCGACCCCAACCAGGACCCCTGCGGCTACCGCTCCGTCATGGTCATGAAGCTGGCCGATTACTACTACGACAAACCGGTATTCGAGACCCTGGTCGAGAAGAACACGAACATATACTTCAACGGGAGCATGGTGGTCGCCCCTAAGGATATCCAGATAAAGAACGACAGGGTCGTCATAAGGCCCAAGGAGACTGACCTTACCGCCCTCGTCGAGAGCGGAAGCCTCGACTACTTCTTCATCTACAAGAGCGTGGCCGAGCAGCACAACCTCAGCTACATCACCCTCCCGAACGAGATAAACCTCAAGGACTTCAACAAGGCCGACTTCTACGGGAAGGTCAGCATCTACATCGGGTCCACCGGCAAGGTCATCAAGGCCAAGCCCATCGTTTACGGCGTTACCGTTCCGAAGGACGCGCCCAACAGGGAGCTGGCGATGGAGTTCCTCAAGTACCTCCTGGGCGAGAACGGCAGGCGGGTCTTCCAGGAGAACCACCAGGACTTCATCTGGCCGCCGGTTGCCTTCGGCAACGTTCCGGATGAGATCAAGGACGAGGTCAAGGTTGAGGGGTAAATCTGTTCCCCTCCTTTTATTTATGTTTTCACCCCTCATGTTGACTCCAAACTGAACACCAGCGTTCTGTTCTCTGGCGGCTCCAAGGTCACGTACAGCTTCCCATCCTGGATGTTCATACGGGGCTCCTCAGGGGGATAGCAACCCCCACCAGGCCTGCATCCTGCCGTTTCCAGGTACTGCCACTCTACGGCCCCATTACCTTTAAACGCAACAACATGGTGCCTCTGAATATGGTACACGACGTCTATGTCCCTGTACAGGCCTTCTACCCCCACAATGCCGTCTGTTTCAACAAAGACCGCGTATATCCTACCACCGCGAAGCAGGCAGCTTCCTTCAGAGTACTTAACATTCATCCCAGTGTTCAGCTCAAAACTTGTATTTTCCGTTTCAATCAGCATCACGCCCTCACGAACCTTAACGCGGCATTTGGGTTCACCTTCTAAGGAGAAGCTTTTCACCTCGTCCGGAAGCCTTCCTTCCTCCACCGGTTCCCCGTACCGGAGGTCATAGTAGAGCACTTTTGCATGTGTGAGAACTAGGGGAAAAGTTATAATAAATACAAATAGGGCAACGAAGAGCTTCAAAGCCTTTCTCATGGATGAACCCCCCTTCCTTCAAGATAACAATTCGAATGTTTTAGCATTTCCCCACGCCGAGACTGTCTTTTTCACAATCATAAACACTGCAAATAATTTTCCACTTAGCTTCATAGCCCATTACCGGATATGCTGTAGTTTAATATAAATGTTTCCATCTTGAAGTGAGCACCAGGCCTTCAATCCGGTGGATTCACACGCCCTTATGACACCTCACCACCGAGTGTTCCTGGGATTCATTCCTACGATGGCCCAAGAGAGTCGGCCCTGCCCTGCTCCCGGCTGGCCGAGTAGACCAGAGTTAAACATAATCATTAAACAATAACGTTTTTTAAATTAACCAAGATTTCAAGAGAGATGAAGCGCGACTACACCCTCTACTTTTTCGCGGCAATGGGGAGCTTCCTCATCGTCTATATAGCCCTTCCGTTAGTGGTTATCTTCGCCAAACAGCTCTCGGACTTCGACATGCTACTCAGGGCCCTTCACGACGCCTACGTTATCGAAGCCCTCAGGAACTCCCTCCTTACAGCGACGGCGACAGCTCTCATAGCTCTCCTCTTCGGCGTCCCCCTCGGCTACGTTCTCGCGAGAAAAGAGTTTCCAGGGAAAAGCCTCGTCCAGGCCCTGGTTGATGTTCCCATCGTCATTCCGCACTCAGTCGTTGGAATAATGCTCCTCGTTACCTTTTCGAGCGCAATCCTCGACAGCTACACTGGGATAATAGCCGCGATGCTCTTCGTCTCCGCACCGTTCGCGATAAACGCCGCGCGCGATGGTTTTCTGGCGGTTGACGAGGGGCTGGAGCACGTTGCCAGAACCCTCGGTGCCTCACGCCTGAGGGCGTTCTTCTCCGTGGCACTCCCGATGGCGTTTCCGGCCATAGCGAGCGGGGCCATAATGACGTGGGCCCGCGCTATAAGCGAGGTGGGTGCGATACTCATCGTCGCGTACTACCCGAAGACGGCCCAGGTTCTCGTCATGGAGTACTTCAACAACTACGGCCTGAGGGCATCGAGACCGATTTCCGTTATCCTCATCGTGATGAGCCTCACCGTTTTCGTTATCCTGCGCTGGCTCGTGGGGAGGAAGGCCAATGCTTGAGGTAAAGTCCGTTTCCAAGGACTGGAAGGAGTTCCGGCTGAGGGAGATAAGCTTTGAGGTGAGCGAGGGAGAGCACTTCATAATCCTCGGCCCGAGCGGGGCCGGGAAGACGGTGCTCCTTGAGATAATAGCGGGCATAATCGAACCCGACGCCGGGAGGGTCTTTCTCAACGGTGAGGACATAACCAACTGGCCGCCGGAGAGGCGCGGCCTCGCCTACATCCCCCAGAACTACGCCCTCTTTCCCCACATGAGCGTCTTCGATAACATAGCCTTCGGGCTTAAGCTCCGTAGGGTTCCGAGGGCGGAAATCGAGAGGAAAGTTAAGGAAATAGCTGAGGTTCTGGGCATAGCCCACCTCCTCCACAGAAAGCCAAAAACCCTGAGCGGCGGTGAGAGCCAGCG
Coding sequences:
- the wtpB gene encoding tungstate ABC transporter permease WtpB; protein product: MKRDYTLYFFAAMGSFLIVYIALPLVVIFAKQLSDFDMLLRALHDAYVIEALRNSLLTATATALIALLFGVPLGYVLARKEFPGKSLVQALVDVPIVIPHSVVGIMLLVTFSSAILDSYTGIIAAMLFVSAPFAINAARDGFLAVDEGLEHVARTLGASRLRAFFSVALPMAFPAIASGAIMTWARAISEVGAILIVAYYPKTAQVLVMEYFNNYGLRASRPISVILIVMSLTVFVILRWLVGRKANA
- the wtpA gene encoding tungstate ABC transporter substrate-binding protein WtpA; amino-acid sequence: MRWKGIALIALLVLSVIAAGCINGSENSELKEATLVVFHAGSLSIPFQQLEKEFSDYAEKNLGYRVTFQDEASGSVKAVRKVTDLGKKADVVGVADYTLIPQLMIPNYTDFYVIFATNEIVIAFTEKSRYADEMKAHPEKWYEILARDDVSFGFSDPNQDPCGYRSVMVMKLADYYYDKPVFETLVEKNTNIYFNGSMVVAPKDIQIKNDRVVIRPKETDLTALVESGSLDYFFIYKSVAEQHNLSYITLPNEINLKDFNKADFYGKVSIYIGSTGKVIKAKPIVYGVTVPKDAPNRELAMEFLKYLLGENGRRVFQENHQDFIWPPVAFGNVPDEIKDEVKVEG